The following proteins come from a genomic window of Acetivibrio cellulolyticus CD2:
- a CDS encoding C39 family peptidase, whose product MLFNTKIGKMVFAAFIISIMIIGFGSISSYAVTITDKEPNNTLNDANYIPYNYLDQWVTGNISTTTDEDCFCIYLLGNANTKYIIDFTSSVPNTKLTIYETNQSEVQNGTASVYSFYTDKRYHGQIIHNSGGPLGFTYIKVSNSQNTVGNYSFKISEALQESEAPTRNDTSIYANTIPSDYFGKKIAGVIDSSSDVDYFKFTPKNTGSYIITGVGEGCFHGELGELIDTNFVKLDYNDYNSNQTGASFELIGDLKANQTYYIKMSDKEDLTGNYYLEINPSVLVYDEWENNDSFNTANTLPSSDFAKETKACIGSIGDLDYYKFIPQVSGTYAFEAKSMLNTQAYLYDSNKSLLMYKDGGGVFQNFKIVYNLTAGQTYYLKVDLLNQCVTGDYNIKITPPDPIGSDGANNSFSNALVVSNNSTTSAQLNTWNDVDFYKFTAPTRGCYTIECDSLIDTDGEIYAGNGVDLISSDTESADNFRIELDCTEDNQIFYIKVNSFSESIGSYKLKITKGRILQVPLYTQQPYSVLCGAASTAMILSHYLGDSKNRTRELAVSRYENKGEYPCIFNQVYANGNQMLSAIKKYTGNEEFLYGTPSILEIGLDNLKDLFRRSINSSNPILTKISWKRTGGEHFHVVKGYIENDNGFYIVYNDPWDGKEYTRLLSEYVANDDFSLIYTCIYGNSEKAESVLTFNDSFETATIIPLFNGEGYIYAKAEKVDGPDYFKFTPLTQGTYTIESCDDDFRFNTGRIVQIPGYIYNQNEEQIGYSGAISNYFRVTLTLEANQDYYIKVLPQVIVDNGNEYYAVKVTKN is encoded by the coding sequence ATGTTATTTAATACAAAAATAGGAAAAATGGTTTTTGCAGCTTTTATAATTTCTATCATGATTATAGGTTTTGGAAGTATATCTTCTTACGCTGTAACAATAACTGATAAGGAACCGAATAACACATTGAATGATGCAAATTATATTCCTTATAATTATCTAGATCAATGGGTTACTGGTAATATTTCGACAACTACGGATGAAGACTGTTTTTGCATATATCTTTTAGGTAATGCTAATACTAAATATATAATAGACTTTACTAGCAGTGTACCAAATACTAAATTAACGATATATGAAACAAATCAATCTGAGGTTCAAAATGGTACGGCAAGTGTCTATAGTTTTTATACTGATAAAAGGTATCATGGACAAATAATTCATAATTCGGGTGGGCCTTTAGGCTTTACCTATATAAAAGTTAGTAACTCTCAAAATACGGTAGGTAATTACAGTTTCAAAATTAGTGAAGCTTTGCAAGAAAGTGAAGCTCCTACTAGAAATGATACTTCGATTTATGCCAACACGATTCCCTCAGATTATTTTGGGAAAAAAATAGCAGGTGTTATAGATTCTTCTTCAGATGTTGATTACTTCAAATTTACACCTAAAAATACTGGTAGTTATATAATTACTGGTGTTGGTGAGGGTTGTTTTCATGGCGAATTAGGCGAATTAATAGATACTAATTTTGTAAAGCTTGACTATAATGATTATAACAGCAATCAAACTGGCGCATCATTCGAATTAATTGGAGATCTTAAAGCAAATCAAACTTATTATATCAAGATGAGCGATAAAGAAGATTTGACAGGCAATTATTATCTAGAAATAAATCCGAGCGTCCTTGTGTATGATGAGTGGGAAAATAATGATTCTTTTAATACGGCGAATACTTTGCCGAGCTCTGACTTTGCAAAAGAAACAAAAGCATGTATTGGATCGATAGGTGATTTGGATTATTATAAGTTTATTCCTCAAGTAAGTGGTACATATGCTTTTGAGGCAAAGAGCATGTTGAACACACAAGCTTATTTATATGACAGTAATAAGAGTTTACTGATGTATAAGGATGGAGGAGGTGTTTTTCAGAACTTTAAGATAGTCTATAATTTAACAGCAGGTCAGACATATTATTTGAAAGTAGACCTTTTAAATCAATGTGTAACAGGTGATTATAACATTAAAATTACTCCTCCTGATCCTATTGGTTCTGATGGTGCCAACAATAGCTTTTCTAATGCACTTGTTGTTAGTAATAATAGTACTACTAGTGCGCAGTTGAACACATGGAACGATGTGGATTTCTATAAATTTACTGCTCCAACAAGAGGGTGTTATACGATTGAATGTGATAGTCTCATAGATACAGATGGAGAAATATATGCCGGTAATGGTGTAGATTTAATTTCGAGCGATACCGAATCAGCAGATAACTTTAGAATAGAATTAGATTGTACTGAAGACAATCAGATTTTTTATATAAAAGTTAATTCTTTTAGTGAATCAATAGGAAGTTACAAGCTGAAAATCACAAAAGGCAGAATATTACAAGTTCCTTTATATACACAGCAGCCCTATAGTGTTTTATGCGGTGCAGCTAGCACGGCAATGATTTTGTCTCATTATTTAGGAGATTCAAAAAATCGTACAAGAGAATTAGCTGTAAGCAGATACGAAAACAAAGGCGAGTATCCATGTATATTCAATCAAGTATATGCAAATGGTAATCAAATGCTTTCTGCTATCAAGAAATATACTGGAAATGAAGAGTTTCTTTATGGAACTCCTAGTATATTAGAGATTGGTTTAGATAATCTTAAAGACTTGTTTAGACGAAGTATTAATTCTTCAAATCCGATTTTAACAAAAATCTCATGGAAAAGGACTGGTGGTGAACACTTTCATGTTGTAAAAGGATACATAGAAAACGATAATGGTTTTTATATTGTTTATAATGACCCATGGGATGGTAAGGAATACACAAGGCTTCTTTCTGAATATGTTGCCAATGATGATTTTAGCTTAATTTATACCTGTATATATGGAAATAGTGAAAAGGCGGAATCTGTGCTTACCTTTAATGATTCCTTTGAGACGGCAACTATCATTCCACTTTTCAATGGTGAAGGTTATATATATGCTAAAGCAGAAAAAGTTGATGGTCCTGATTACTTTAAGTTTACACCTTTGACCCAAGGCACCTATACAATCGAGTCTTGTGATGATGACTTTAGATTTAATACTGGTAGAATCGTGCAGATACCGGGTTATATTTATAATCAAAATGAGGAACAAATTGGATATTCCGGTGCTATATCCAATTATTTTAGAGTTACATTAACTTTAGAGGCAAATCAGGATTACTATATTAAAGTACTGCCACAAGTCATTGTTGATAATGGAAATGAGTACTATGCAGTGAAAGTCACCAAAAATTAA